A region from the Rosa rugosa chromosome 6, drRosRugo1.1, whole genome shotgun sequence genome encodes:
- the LOC133714551 gene encoding serine/threonine-protein kinase D6PK has product MERGPESKAFPVKFPMVGEISFSRTTSTRAGGHLSNLRTGLGREDVAPIRERGQLPNGRLAFVREEIASNLQSILLKDGRSDSRESQDSDSPMPLRIRNGKASFPEEEVFMSEAVTFKGHGELFDEGGPSSFSGVSHPPEPVDTDLMKTVYVPVSQNQTEPGCLMKSLSIKGPFLEDLSLHVPAKKPIPTALSPAESLVEEPNDVDALSPPFAVHRASQNTDNSLLPPDSEEKECVWDASLPPSGNVSPLSSIDSTGVVTAMSIVNSRASTYRSDAMTSDGMLSVGRTFECTKGSVRGESLESAKTSVSRASDSSGLSDDSNWSNITGSANKPHKGNDPRWKAILAIRARDGILGMSHFKLLKRLGCGDIGSVYLSELSGTRCYFAMKVMDKASLASRKKLTRAQTEREILQLLDHPFLPTLYTHFETDRFSCLVMEYCPGGDLHTLRQRQPGKHFSEYAARFYAAEVLLALEYLHMLGVVYRDLKPENVLVRDDGHIMLSDFDLSLRCTVSPTLIRTSDFDPSKRAAGGAFCVQPACIEPSSACIQPACFIPRLFPKKNKKTGKPKAEPGFLSNTLPELVAEPTQARSMSFVGTHEYLAPEIIKGEGHGSAVDWWTFGIFLHELLYGKTPFKGSGNRATLFNVVGQQLRFPEAPATSYAGRDLIRGLLVKEPQHRLGVKRGATEIKQHPFFEGVNWALIRCSTPPEVPRPMEPELPGKFGAVDPIGVGSNSKRMVGSDVKSGGKYLDFEFF; this is encoded by the exons ATGGAGAGGGGTCCAGAGTCAAAGGCGTTTCCTGTGAAATTTCCCATGGTAGGTGAGATCTCATTCAGTCGTACAACTTCAACAAGAGCAGGAGGTCACTTGTCAAATTTGCGCACTGGTTTGGGAAGAGAAGACGTtgcaccgataagagaaagggGTCAGTTACCCAATGGGCGCTTGGCTTTCGTGAGAGAAGAAATTGCGTCAAACTTGCAGTCTATTTTGTTAAAAGATGGAAGATCTGATTCACGAGAATCTCAAGATTCAGACTCACCTATGCCTTTAAGAATACGAAATGGAAAGGCCTCTTTTCCAGAAGAGGAAGTATTTATGTCTGAGGCTGTTACATTCAAGGGACATGGAGAATTATTCGATGAAGGGGGTCCTAGTTCTTTCTCTGGGGTTAGTCACCCTCCAGAACCTGTTGATACGGATTTAATGAAAACAGTTTATGTTCCGGTTAGTCAGAATCAGACTGAACCTGGGTGCTTGATGAAGAGCTTATCTATAAAAGGCCCTTTCCTCGAAGATCTTTCACTCCATGTTCCTGCAAAGAAACCAATCCCAACTGCTCTTTCCCCTGCAGAAAGCTTGGTTGAAGAACCCAACGATGTAGATGCATTGTCTCCACCATTTGCGGTTCATCGTGCATCACAAAATACAGATAATTCACTCCTTCCTCCAGATTCTGAGGAGAAGGAGTGCGTTTGGGATGCTTCTTTGCCTCCTAGTGGCAATGTAAGTCCGCTAAGTAGTATTGACAGTACTGGTGTTGTCACTGCTATGAGCATTGTCAATAGCCGTGCCAGTACTTACCGAAGTGACGCAATGACAAGTGATGGTATGCTCAGTGTTGGGAGGACCTTTGAATGTACCAAAGGGAGTGTTAGAGGAGAGTCACTAGAGAGTGCAAAAACTAGCGTTAGCCGGGCGAGTGATAGTAGTGGGCTTAGTGATGACAGTAATTGGAGCAACATTACTGGGAGTGCCAACAAGCCCCACAAAGGAAATGATCCTAGGTGGAAAGCTATTCTTGCTATTCGAGCTAGGGATGGGATTTTGGGTATGAGCCATTTTAAATTACTTAAACGCCTTGGTTGTGGTGATATTGGTAGTGTATATCTTTCAGAACTTAGTGGAACCCGTTGTTATTTTGCAATGAAAGTAATGGACAAGGCATCCCTTGCAAGCAGGAAGAAGTTAACTAGGGCTCAGACAGAGAGGGAGATATTGCAACTCCTGGATCATCCATTCCTTCCAACCTTATATACACATTTTGAGACCGACAGATTCTCCTGTTTGGTCATGGAATATTGTCCAGGTGGTGATCTGCACACTCTGAGGCAACGGCAACCCGGAAAACATTTCTCTGAGTATGCTGCAAG ATTCTATGCTGCGGAGGTTCTGTTGGCACTAGAGTATCTACACATGCTTGGAGTTGTCTACAGGGACTTAAAACCTGAAAATGTGCTTGTCCGTGATGATGGCCATATAATGCTCTCAGACTTTGACCTTTCCCTGAGATGCACTGTTTCACCAACTCTGATTAGAACATCTGATTTTGATCCTTCGAAACGAGCAGCAGGGGGTGCGTTCTGCGTCCAGCCTGCATGTATTGAGCCCTCATCAGCATGCATTCAACCTGCTTGCTTTATCCCCAGGCTCTTCCCTAAGAAAAACAAGAAGACCGGAAAACCTAAAGCTGAGCCTGGATTTCTGAGCAATACACTTCCAGAGCTTGTGGCGGAGCCCACTCAAGCTCGGTCTATGTCCTTTGTTGGAACCCATGAATATCTAGCCCCTGAAATCATTAAGGGAGAAGGCCATGGTAGTGCGGTTGATTGGTGGACATTTGGTATATTCCTGCATGAGTTGCTGTATGGTAAAACCCCCTTCAAAGGCTCAGGAAATCGTGCTACATTGTTTAATGTGGTGGGGCAGCAACTCAGATTCCCCGAGGCACCAGCAACTAGTTATGCAGGCCGCGATCTAATCAGGGGATTGCTGGTGAAGGAGCCACAACACCGGCTTGGGGTGAAAAGGGGTGCAACTGAGATCAAACAGCATCCCTTCTTTGAAGGCGTCAACTGGGCTCTTATTCGATGCAGCACACCGCCGGAAGTACCAAGACCAATGGAACCTGAGCTGCCAGGGAAATTTGGCGCAGTTGACCCTATTGGTGTTGGAAGCAACAGTAAAAGGATGGTAGGGTCAGATGTGAAGTCCGGGGGTAAATATCTAGACTTCGAGTTCTTTTAG